The genomic region CAGCTGCAGGCTCCAGCACAGGAGCCTAGCTCACTTGCTAACAGGGATTTTCCAGGTGTCACCCTGGCAGGGAAGCTCCCACCTcggctggggacacacctgaAGTGGGCAGATGACACTGTGAGCAGCAGTCCTTGCCCATGCTGCTATGAAACAAAAAGGCACTGCAGGAAACACTGTTATTTGGAGATAAAGTGACAGGTGTATGACACTGCAAGTCTCAGGGTGGTCCAACCACATCTTTGCTGGTGTTTGAAACAATTCCCACCAGAGACATCTGGGAGCAACCTGCCTTCAAATATCCTCTGTGTGGATGGTTATGTTGAAGACACGGAGGAGATCTGAAACCACCAAAGAGTACAATGCTTGCAGTGCCTGGATCACCATCATACCTCTGTACACATCCTTTCCAGAAAATCCCACCTCTACCTGTTCAGGAAAGGATGGTGTACAGAGGTATGATGGTGATGCAGGCACTGCAAGCATTGTACTCTTTGGTGGTTTCAGATCTCCATTTCTTCAACATAACCATCTACACAGAGGATATTTGAATGCAGGTTGCCTAAGCACCAAGCTTTTCTAGGGGCAGTTCCCAgcgctgcagctttttccttatgtaaTCCATTGTTGTACTTTTGTTAcagtttaataaacctttttaaattttcaaagtgagcagttgtctcTCACAAGGGGAAAGGGGGCAAAATGCCTCCCCTGACATGCCAGCTGTCATtctttggatgcagccctggaTGTGTTTGGGTTTCTGGACTGGAACTactccctgctggctcctgtgcAGATTTTCCCCCAAAAGAATCCTCAATTCTTCTCTGCAGGGCAGTTCCCAATGAATTTATCTCCCAGTCTATCCTCATGTCTGGGATCACCCAGGAGTCACCTGGAGTCTGTAGCATGCACCAAAGTGACTTCAGAGTTGAAATTGTGTTGAAAAGGACCTGTCACTTCAGGCTGTCAACTTTCATTCAGTGGTCACTTAGGACAAATATTTCAGGTACAAATAGCCTGTGATTTGAGTGTGTTATGGGATCCAGACTCATCTCCTCCAGATACCGGAGTTCTGGGCCTGTTCCCATCCCTACGCAAAACCGCGTGTGGGAGTAAACAAGGCGAAGGATCCACAGGGACGCGCTGCAAATCCTCGCGTGAAATTTGCACCGTATTTGCCCGGACAATGCAGGGTTGCCCGTCTCGGCTGCATTTCCTACACTTGCGACACTGGCGGGGCTCGGCCGTGCCCCCGcggcgcccccggcccggccctgaGGGGGCGCGAGCGCTCCCTCCCCGCTCTCCCTCCGCCGCCGCCAGCGGGAGCCACGGCGCGGCTCCGCCCGTGACGGGCTCGGGAAAGGCCGCACAACCCGCCGGGCTGCAGGAATCCCGCGGATTCGAACGGCGGGGCTCCTCGGATTCGCCTTGAACCGTTCGCATAAGGAACCGCGAACTATAAAACGCGATAAAAACGGGCCGGgaggggccgggcggggctgAGGGGGAGCGGCCGCGGCCCCATCGCCCCGCCCTCCTCCGCGTCACGTGACCGCTGGGGCCGCAGCGATggcggcgccggggccgggctcgCTGTGGGTGCGGGACCCGCTGGGGCCGCGGGCgcggctgctgccgctgcccccCGGGGGCGGCTCCGTGCTCTGCCTCCGCCGCCACCGCGCTCGGGAGCTGGTGAGTGCCGGGGCAGCGGGGAGCGGTGTGGGGCCCTCCGGCCTCGGGAGGCGCTGCGCTTCCGGTGCCGGCGGCGCTGCGCAGGCCGCCCGCGGCCTCTCCCGCCCGCACCCGCGGAAGGGCGGTCGCGATCCGCATCTGTGCGCACCTTGCTGTCGGTGCTGTCGCTTAGCTgagcagcagggtttgctgtAAGAGAGTCCTGTAGCCTCTTATCAACGtgttttgtatatatatatgtgtgtgtgtgtgtatatgtgtgtatatatatatatatgtatatatatatatctatatatatgtgtacatataaatatatatgtgtatatatatgtacatatatatatacacacacatgtgtatatacatatatatatatatatatacatatatgtatatgcatatgtgtgtgtgtttatatataaaCACAGTTGGGTTGACCCTGGCAGGACTCCAGatgctttctcctttctcttctcagctggacaggagagagaaaaatgtaacaaaaggGGTCAAAGGTCGAGATAAGGACAGGGTGATCTCTCAGCTGTCAgcatcacaggcaaaacagacttgacttgGGGAAATGAACTTCATTTGTTACCAGTCAAAATCAGGGTAGGATTATGAGAGGtgaaagaaatccttccctcctcccctcactgtttctttctctccccttaTCTCCTTCCCACTAGTGGCACTGGAGGACAGGGAATGAAGGTTATGGTCAGATCATCACAGGttgtttctgaatttttcccATTGTACAGTTTTTCCCCATTCACGTTTAGAGGCTGATTTAGACTGTATTCAGTCCTTTGGTaaccagaaattaaaacaagCACCATTAGAGAATGTTTGTGCTTTTCAGATTGTCTCATTTTTTTTGCTCCTCtctggaaggaagaaaacacaacTGCTTAATGGTTTTCTTTGTcagaatgtttcattttttctggCTCAATGATCTGACTcaattttgctgtgtttttagaACATCCCAGAAGAAAGCTTGTATGTGAAGTGTAATGGGCGACTGGTCAGCGATGAAGATGAGTTGCAGAGTGGAGTTGTTTATAGCCTGGAGCCGAGGCTCTGTGCTGGAAAAGGAGGTTTGTTGTTTATTCTGCTTCTTAGTGATTAGATTCTTAGGTTAAaaaactgctgctgttccatAGTCTGTACTGATAGCAGGAGTCCTCAGATACTGGCAGACAGACCTCTTGTTGTGTGTATGACTGATACAAAGTCTCTGAGCTAAAACCCAAGTGTTTGTGCAAAGCTGAGGATTGACCAGGGAAGCTGAAGAAGTCCAGATCTTCCTCACATCCCTTTTCAGCTTATCTCTGTTGGTAGAAGTCTGTAGCATGCACCAAAGTGACTTCAGAGTTGAAATTGTGTTGAAAAGGACCTGTCACTTCAGGCTGCCAAGTTTCATTCAGTGGTCACTTAGGACAAATCTTTCAGGTACAAATAGTCTGTGATTTGAGTGTGTTATGTGACCTAGTTGACTTTATCTtctattatttaaatatgtgtatatatataaatgtcaAGATCTCAGTAGTGACTTTATCttctattatttaaaaaacatcaaTATAAATGCCAAGATCTCAGTAGTGACTTTATgttctgttatttaaaaaaatatatataaatgccAAGATCTCAGAATTCAACCTAAGCTGGACTCCTTACATTGACAAGATGCTTCTGTGTAGCTAATTCCTgttcacttttttcctctggaagggTTTGGGTCGATGCTGCGAGCCCTGGGTGCTCAGATTGAGAAGACCACAAACAGAGAGGCGTGTCGGGATCTCAGTGGGAGGAGACTGAGGGATGTCAATCATGAGAAAGCGTAAGGCATTTCCTCAGAGGCTGAAATTGTAAAACAACCTCATCCTGTAGCTTACAAAAGAGGTCAAATGATTGTCTGTTGTAGCAATGAAATGGTGTTTTGAGTACTAAAAAGAGCAGAAGTGAAATCTTAAGTGCAGATGGACCGGAAGCCAGCAGGGCTTTCCTGACTGTAATTCTATTATTGCAAAAACAGATGTGATTTTACTGCAGCCTGAGTCTGAGAGACTGTTCTGCACCTCTTGGTGCACAATTCACAATTCCTCGTGTGCAATTCTCACAGTTCTCTCTGAAGCTGCAGGACCACAGTCTTGGGGATGCGTGAACTGCTGTTTCTGGCTTTCAGAATAaaccctgctctcctctctgtAGCAGAGTCTCTGTCGGTTTCCTCCGTCATTCTGCTGGGTGTTGTTGTCATTTCCCATTGCCTCCCAGCCTAGCCGGGGTGGGAGCGTTCTGCGGTGCCGAGcggggagctgctggtgccgCTGTGAGCGCTGATGTGGGCTGGTGTCGCCGCAGGATGGCGGAGTGGGTGAAGAAGCAGGCCGAGCGGGAGGCGGAGAAGGAGCAGCGGCggctggagaggctgcagcgGAAGCTGGCGGAGCCGCGGCACACGTTCACCGACCCCGAGTACGAGCGGCAGTACCGAGAGATGGCCGAGCGCCAGGAGGAGTCGCTGCGCATCGGTACGGCAGCACACTGCACGCTGAGAGCCTCTCTAGCCTCACCCCAgtaggaaaattttaaaaagaattgttttttttggttttttttcagttagaTGAGATCTtaaatttcagagaaatttgttttaatttttcctctttgtctgCAGTGTCTGTTAAATTCCACTTGTGAAAAACGCCAGTCActtgttctttaaaattttaaaagtttaatagtaataaaatggttataaaaatagtaataaaattacagttataataatttggacaatttgaattaggataatatgagacaatagaaacaaagagttatggacagtctgggtacctctttctgggcaatataagcctgaaaaaggacccatgttaacagaggattaacccttaaaaacaataacctgttgcatattcatacacctcatccaggatgcataaattccattcacaCACAGGATTCTgcctggtcagtgtcagcttcttcctctgaatcctaactGCATCTTCAAACCTGAGtgaggcgggaagaagttcatttctcctgataatggagcaataaattctctttctctgaaagattgaggtgtcctgtggctgctatctcagtgccagtcctttctttagaaaaaaagtatcttacatagcatagtttctattttaacgTTATAatctaaaactatatttaacacactacttaagagaattaatacagcataactttctaacataacacatataatattaatttcaatatttgcaaaaagccaatcataaaataggcatttttcacacactGAACTGTGTGACATTATACAAGTGATGCTTCACCTTGCTTAGCTAGGTCACCTAGCCAGATTCTGAGTTTAAGATTGAGATTAATTTTGAGATTAAGAGCCAGATTCTGTGAAGGTGGTGTTGCTAGTTGAGCTGTAAGAATTACCCAGTGAAACTATAAAGGGTTTGGGTTGTACATTAAAAACTAGATATTGGATCCAGCTGCAGAATACCTTGTTTCACTTCCTGGTCTTTGTAGTTACTTTGTTTATCCCTATATTGTTCTCTTGCTGTCAGCTAGATAGTGAAACTTGAGGCTGAATGAGATGAAAAACCTGATAGTTCAGTTCAGAAATCCAATTCTAATTGACTCTTAGTAAATCCATGTAGGAAAGGTTTTGCTGCTACTCAGTTTATGTTCAAGCTTTGAGTCTATATCACCAATAGTGATTCTTTCCACTAGTGTTTTAAATTGCATCTGAAGTGAAAAGACAAGTAGAATTTACAGCAGACATTAATTGTGTCCTGATGAAGTTCactttcaaatttcttttgaagGCTTGCAGGTTATTGCCAGCAAAGCAATGTCAGCAGAAAGTGGCAAGAGTCGGAAACGCCCGGGTGAGCCTGGGAAGAGCgaaacaaaatctgaaaaaagaaaatgtccttGGTAAGAGTTATACCTTGTTTTTATACTGCAGCCTTAAGCCTTAAAAAGGATGTAAAGTTAGATACATGCAAGTAAGCAGAGTCTAGTCTGAGATGTAGACTTGAAATAAGAAAACTGAACTGATTAAATCAAAGAACTGAAAGTAAACATTTCTGCATTCCTATAATTCTGTCACAGATGGAGCAGACAAACTTCATTTGCAAAAACAGACACTTTTTTCCCTCATCCCTTCTAAATGATTATATTCTACTACTTCCTATTATCCTTTtctttataaattaattataatttacAATTAACTTAAAAAGATTGGTTTTCTCCCCTGGCATCTTTCATCTAATGTAACATGGAAGAGAAGTCAAAGATTCCAGTCATTTCTGTATTGGGAATGCTGTAATACCTGTTCTGGGCATTTGAAGCTCCTTTTCAATATTGATAGCTCTTCCATTAACTAAACTAACCTAAATAGCTGTTGGAGTAGCTCTTTATATCTCTCTGAGGATGgttttggaaagagaaatctggcaatttaaaaaaaaaatattttaaaagacaaaaagttAAGATAGATGCATGTTAATTTGTAACatattccctgtgccaggccagggtTGGATGAGGCCACAGGCTCAGGCTGTGAGGATGACAATAAGGATGACTCCCCTTGTACACCTGACAGAAGTTGTCCATCAGGCAGCAGTGCTAATGGAAGTGTTGGAAATCCAGCTGAGTGttcaagcagctctgtggcttcAGCAGAGGACAGTCCATCTACCAGTGCAAGTGAGAAACCACTGGAGCAGCCAGAAGGTCCTGGAGGAGATCTGCAAGGAGAGGTGTGCACAGGTGGGCAGGCTGAAATTCTGTCtggagaaaagaacaaaatgacAGAGGCCCCAAAGGAAGACACCCAAGGAAAGAATGGAGTGACTCAAGCTCagaaagaagaacaagaaaatgttCCTGCTAAGGCACAGGAAACAAACCAGTCCCAGAGCACAGTAAGTAGGACAAAATGAGCTGAAGAAGCAAAAAAGCTCCAGCAATGTggcttttcccactggattgATGAAAGCCCAACTGATGCTGGGCAGCAAAAGGTTCCAATACTTCTGCTTTATGGGTCCTTGCATAATATTACTGTTAAAGATTTGTGGGGATAATGAATCTGGGCTTACTctagcaataaaaaaaaaagtgtagcTCTTTTTTTCAGGCTAGGGAGTTACTgggattttctgccttttttcacCTTGGGTGTAAAGTCTGCCACTGGCACAAATGAACTCTGATGTGTGAAAGTTCATTACAGGTCAGTGGGGAAAAGACCAAGGATGTAATCTGATCAATTAGAACTTTGTCATCTACTGTACTATTAGAGCTGGCAAGTTTTAAACAGGATGTTTA from Molothrus ater isolate BHLD 08-10-18 breed brown headed cowbird chromosome 3, BPBGC_Mater_1.1, whole genome shotgun sequence harbors:
- the SDE2 gene encoding splicing regulator SDE2, coding for MAAPGPGSLWVRDPLGPRARLLPLPPGGGSVLCLRRHRARELNIPEESLYVKCNGRLVSDEDELQSGVVYSLEPRLCAGKGGFGSMLRALGAQIEKTTNREACRDLSGRRLRDVNHEKAMAEWVKKQAEREAEKEQRRLERLQRKLAEPRHTFTDPEYERQYREMAERQEESLRIGLQVIASKAMSAESGKSRKRPGEPGKSETKSEKRKCPWPGLDEATGSGCEDDNKDDSPCTPDRSCPSGSSANGSVGNPAECSSSSVASAEDSPSTSASEKPLEQPEGPGGDLQGEVCTGGQAEILSGEKNKMTEAPKEDTQGKNGVTQAQKEEQENVPAKAQETNQSQSTEVEPIDLLAFNSAAELEALGLEKLKMGLMSLGLKCGGTLKERAARLFSVRGLSRDQIKPSLFAKPPKGKTSG